The following proteins are encoded in a genomic region of Burkholderia gladioli:
- a CDS encoding FadR/GntR family transcriptional regulator, whose product MPFQPIETKRLYSQIAAQITELIDAGEFIVGERLPAERDLSARLGVSRSSLREALIALEIEGSIEVRSGSGIFVKQRGKPAAAAATANATNAADAANPAAAPRMHAVSPFDVIRARAYLEPEIAIQAVRHASDAQIETVLARLEKLRAGKVGDPQLNEYDRQFHLSLAEASGNSAYVVLLDQLWIHRTTPLYMTLEQHFFSTQWWAESMDEHEEIYAALNERDVRRISLAMGLHMQHAEQRLAGQFK is encoded by the coding sequence ATGCCCTTCCAGCCGATCGAAACGAAACGGCTCTATAGCCAGATCGCCGCGCAGATCACCGAACTGATCGACGCCGGCGAGTTCATCGTCGGCGAGCGGCTGCCGGCCGAACGCGATCTCAGCGCGCGGCTCGGCGTGAGCCGTTCCTCGCTGCGCGAGGCGCTGATCGCGCTGGAAATCGAAGGCAGCATCGAGGTGCGCAGCGGCTCGGGGATCTTCGTCAAGCAGCGCGGCAAGCCGGCGGCCGCCGCGGCGACGGCCAATGCCACGAACGCCGCCGACGCGGCGAACCCGGCGGCCGCGCCGCGCATGCACGCGGTCTCGCCGTTCGACGTGATCCGCGCGCGTGCCTACCTGGAGCCCGAGATCGCGATCCAGGCCGTGCGCCACGCCTCCGACGCGCAGATCGAGACCGTGCTGGCGCGCCTGGAGAAGCTGCGCGCCGGCAAGGTGGGCGACCCGCAGCTCAACGAATACGATCGGCAGTTCCACCTGAGTCTGGCCGAGGCCTCGGGCAACAGCGCCTACGTGGTGCTGCTCGACCAGCTGTGGATCCATCGCACCACGCCGCTCTACATGACGCTCGAGCAGCACTTCTTCAGCACGCAGTGGTGGGCCGAGTCGATGGACGAGCACGAGGAGATCTACGCCGCGCTCAACGAACGCGACGTGCGCCGCATCAGCCTCGCGATGGGCCTGCACATGCAGCATGCCGAGCAGCGCCTGGCGGGGCAGTTCAAGTAA